Proteins encoded together in one Astatotilapia calliptera chromosome 7, fAstCal1.2, whole genome shotgun sequence window:
- the mterf2 gene encoding transcription termination factor 2, mitochondrial, with product MLRSIATFLCLRCQPVTALPLNLRSRATHSVAENQQTVEALYDLSVDIQKVRKLKGWVLLQSPAYTKEVAELLKNMGASGPIIAHILTSHPEAVLCNPEQIYTQKELWMSVCPNQRELVGVIEKFPASFFTSSSHHDNQRNNISYFQSLNLNKRVITKLMASAPQSFSRPVEQNELMVHTLQHAYQELGGEEANMKIWLQKLLSQNPFVLLKPPEVLRENFLFLRDKGFSTPQLLHLLSRLKGFVAELNPDSMRHTLLYSQDTIGCSETELRGIILRCPALLYYPESTLAERFEGLLSAGISMCQITATPTVLELTTQIVNYRIQQLKARGYDIRTGSLEVLNGTKKDFEMSFGKLQLRRERPLFNPVAPLKADD from the coding sequence ATGCTGCGTTCGATCGCGACATTCCTGTGCCTCCGGTGCCAACCTGTCACAGCTCTACCTTTAAACCTCAGATCACGTGCGACACATAGTGTAGCAGAGAACCAGCAGACTGTAGAAGCTCTTTATGATCTATCTGTGGACATCCAGAAGGTCCGGAAACTTAAAGGATGGGTGCTGCTTCAGAGTCCAGCCTATACAAAAGAAGTAGCTGAACTCCTAAAGAACATGGGGGCCTCGGGCCCCATCATTGCTCATATTTTAACAAGTCATCCTGAGGCTGTCCTCTGTAATCCTGAGCAGATTTACACTCAGAAAGAGCTGTGGATGTCTGTGTGTCCAAACCAGAGGGAGCTGGTTGGTGTCATTGAGAAATTCCCAGCCTCATTTTTCACCTCCTCCAGTCACCATGACAACCAGCGAAACAACATCTCCTACTTCCAGAGTTTAAACCTGAACAAACGAGTCATCACCAAACTCATGGCCAGCGCTCCTCAAAGCTTCAGCCGGCCAGTAGAGCAGAACGAGCTGATGGTCCACACTCTCCAACACGCCTACCAGGAACTTGGAGGGGAGGAAGCTAACATGAAAATCTGGCTTCAGAAGTTGCTGAGTCAGAACCCGTTTGTTCTTCTCAAGCCTCCAGAGGTGCTGAGGGAGAACTTCCTTTTTCTGAGAGACAAGGGCTTCAGCACACCccagctgctccacctgctgTCCAGGCTGAAGGGCTTTGTGGCTGAGCTGAACCCAGACAGTATGCGTCACACTCTGCTGTACTCTCAAGACACCATTGGGTGCTCTGAGACAGAGCTGCGGGGCATCATCCTCAGGTGCCCAGCTCTTCTGTACTACCCTGAATCTACTCTGGCTGAACGTTTTGAGGGTCTTCTCAGTGCTGGGATCAGCATGTGTCAAATCACAGCGACTCCAACTGTCCTAGAACTAACTACGCAAATAGTAAATTATCGCATCCAGCAACTGAAGGCTCGAGGTTATGACATAAGGACAGGTAGTCTGGAGGTGCTAAATGGCACTAAGAAGGACTTTGAGATGAGCTTTGGAAAACTACAGCTCCGTAGGGAGAGACCACTTTTTAATCCTGTCGCCCCTTTAAAGGCGGATGATTGA
- the LOC113027086 gene encoding dihydrofolate reductase: METSWEKLQKKPVRLIAAACNDMGIGKDGKLPWDLPTEFQYFMNTVKTVSRPGRMNFMVWGRLCWNSHPESLFPLPNILHVVLSKTLDTVPDHAHFLCRDFDSAIRLAAEPPLADLIETIWIVGGVQLYKDALNHPWCDLLYLTDVMADYDCDVFFPEFDKNLFQLQEGFPGVPSEIQEENGIKFKYQVFKRDTADTV; the protein is encoded by the exons ATGGAAACGAGCTGGGAAAAATTGCAAAAGAAACCCGTTCGCCTCATTGCAGCAGCCTGCAACGACATGGGGATCGGGAAAGATGGAAAACTGCCCTGGGATTTACC GACTGAATTCCAGTACTTTATGAACACTGTCAAAACGGTGTCGAGACCAG GAAGGATGAATTTTATGGTTTGGGGTAGACTCTGCTGGAACTCCCACCCTGAATCTTTGTTTCCACTTCCCAATATTTTGCATGTGGTGTTGAGTAAAACCCTGGA CACGGTTCCCGATCACGCACACTTCCTGTGTCGAGACTTTGACAGTGCCATCCGCCTGGCTGCAGAGCCCCCCCTCGCTGACTTAATAGAGACCATCTGGATTGTTGGTGGAGTGCAGCTTTACAAG GATGCATTAAACCACCCTTGGTGTGACCTGCTTTACCTGACAGACGTCATGGCTGACTATGACTGTGATGTTTTCTTCCCAGAATTTGACAAAAATCTATTTCAACTACAGGAAGG ATTTCCCGGTGTGCCAAGTGAAATTCAAGAGGAGAACGGCATTAAGTTCAAATACCAAGTATTCAAGAGAGACACTGCCGACACTGTGTAG
- the cry1b gene encoding cryptochrome-1b gives MVVNTIHWFRKGLRLHDNPSLKDSIQGSDTLRCIYILDPWFAGSSNVGINRWRFLLHCLEDLDASLRKLNSRLFVIRGQPTDVFPRLFKEWQINRLSYEYDSEPFGKERDAAIQKLANEAGVEVTVRISHTLYNLDKIIELNGNQPPLTYKRFQAVINRMDAVEMPAETITSEVLKNCVTPISEDHDEKFGVPSLEELGFETEGLTTAVWPGGETEALMRLERHLERKAWVANFERPRMNANSLLASPTGLSPYLRFGCLSCRLFYFKLTDLYRKVKKNHTPPLSLYGQLLWREFFYTTATNNPCFDKMDGNPICVQIPWDRNPEALAKWAEGRTGFPWIDAIMTQLRQEGWIHHLARHGVACFLTRGDLWISWEEGMKVFEELLLDADWSVNAGSWMWLSCSSFFQQFFHCYCPVGFGRRTDPNGDYIRRYLPILRGFPAKYIYDPWNAPDEVQKAAKCIIGVHYPKPMVNHAEASRINIERMKQIYQQLSCYRGLGLLATVPANSNFGGNGTNPRAVCTVTNEGAGGSSKDPSVQVGMSQTERAQSVQKRRHEETPLESSSKSWKQSK, from the exons gttTTTGCTGCATTGTTTAGAAGACTTGGATGCCAGCCTGCGCAAACTCAACTCCCGCTTGTTTGTCATTAGAGGCCAGCCTACAGATGTCTTCCCTCGTCTGTTTAAG GAATGGCAGATAAACCGTTTATCTTATGAATATGACTCTGAGCCTTTTGGCAAGGAACGTGACGCTGCCATCCAAAAACTAGCCAATGAGGCTGGGGTGGAGGTCACGGTGCGGATTTCACACACCCTCTACAATCTGGACAA GATTATAGAACTTAATGGCAATCAGCCTCCACTCACCTACAAACGCTTCCAGGCTGTAATAAATCGAATGGATGCCGTCGAGATGCCAGCGGAGACGATCACATCTGAGGTTCTTAAAAACTGTGTCACACCAATCAGTGAAGACCATGATGAAAAGTTTGGGGTGCCCTCCCTTGAAGAGCTTG GTTTTGAGACAGAGGGTTTAACCACAGCAGTGTGGCCTGGAGGAGAAACTGAAGCCCTCATGAGGCTAGAGCGGCATCTCGAGCGGAAG gccTGGGTTGCAAACTTTGAGCGTCCACGTATGAACGCTAACTCTCTGCTGGCCAGTCCAACAGGCCTCAGCCCCTACCTGCGCTTTGGATGTCTCTCATGCCGGCTCTTCTACTTCAAACTTACTGATCTCTACAGAAAA GTCAAGAAGAACCACACACCACCACTGTCCTTATACGGccagctgctgtggagagagttcTTCTATACAACTGCCACCAACAACCCCTGCTTTGACAAGATGGATGGCAACCCCATTTGTGTCCAGATACCCTGGGACCGAAACCCAGAGGCACTGGCCAAGTGGGCAGAAGGACGAACGGGCTTTCCTTGGATAGATGCTATTATGACCCAGCTGAGGCAGGAGGGGTGGATCCATCATTTGGCAAGGCACGGTGTTGCTTGTTTCCTCACCAGGGGAGACCTCTGGATCAGCTGGGAAGAAGGCATGAAG gtttttgaaGAGTTGCTTCTGGATGCAGACTGGAGTGTAAATGCTGGCAGCTGGATGTGGCTTTCTTGCAGTTCATTTTTCCAGCAGTTTTTTCATTGCTACTGCCCCGTGGGATTTGGACGACGCACCGACCCAAATGGCGACTATATACG GCGTTACTTGCCGATATTGAGGGGTTTTCCAGCCAAATATATCTATGACCCTTGGAATGCCCCAGATGAAgtacaaaaggcagccaagtGCATCATAGGAGTCCACTACCCCAAACCCATGGTGAACCATGCTGAGGCCAGTCGCATCAACATTGAGAGAATGAAGCAGATTTACCAGCAGCTTTCCTGCTACAGAGGACTGG GTCTGCTGGCAACAGTCCCTGCCAATTCCAACTTTGGTGGAAATGGCACTAATCCCAGAGCAGTCTGCACAGTGACCAATGAAGGTGCAGGAGGGTCCTCTAAAGACCCCTCTGTGCAGGTGGGAATGTCTCAAACAG aacGAGCACAGTCTGTGCAGAAGCGTCGTCATGAAGAGACTCCCCTTGAAAGCAGCTCTAAATCCTGGAAGCAGAGTAAATAG